The proteins below come from a single Salinivibrio kushneri genomic window:
- a CDS encoding methyl-accepting chemotaxis protein — MPKPTIKLKIIVAIAFIVALVSAVLASISVRQLQSETTSSITKQMHDVGDATVQFIDSWLSTRADMLLANESLIANQANVDRELLVTKRAGRFLSVYAGFEDGRIAYGDKSEDWPADYDPRTRPWYQSASDANGLIITEPYQDFDGSLVVSLAKAFNGQYQGVLAADVTVTDIVEQVLNLKLSNGFAFLVDGDNRLVAYRDTDLSRQPLTELDEELTPTFMASASAQRQLTTFELNGKEKLLAAIEVPNTDWTLGIVEDKTQAYASVSEQITFVVIASVILFIVIAFVAGALIKQLLKPLGELTGAVRTLSAGEGDLTQRLNIARQDEIGELAGYVNAFLAQLQQMVGKAVSQSMTLSESAEECRTHALQSSQLVDKQQNDVDQIATAIHEMSTTANEVASHAEDTASSAQQAEQSCQEGLSVVSDNRNAITQLAEQVERATNVIRELDENAQSINQIIATIQGVAEQTNLLALNAAIEAARAGDQGRGFAVVADEVRVLSQRTHDSTEEIRNMIETLQHTTQRAVDDMTQSNEMATSSVDRAEAASERLNQITSAIGTISEMAIQIASAAEEQRAVTDDINRNTQAVKDLSYEIHQQASATGDQGESMAQAARDMHQDLSKFKV, encoded by the coding sequence ATGCCCAAGCCAACAATTAAGCTAAAAATCATTGTGGCTATTGCCTTTATCGTGGCCTTGGTCAGTGCGGTACTTGCCAGCATTTCTGTGCGTCAACTCCAAAGCGAGACGACTAGCAGTATCACCAAGCAAATGCATGATGTCGGGGATGCCACCGTCCAGTTTATCGACAGCTGGCTGAGTACGCGCGCCGATATGCTATTGGCAAACGAATCACTGATCGCCAACCAGGCTAATGTGGATCGCGAGCTTCTTGTCACCAAGCGAGCGGGGCGTTTCCTCTCCGTGTATGCCGGTTTTGAAGATGGCCGTATCGCCTACGGTGATAAAAGCGAAGATTGGCCCGCCGACTATGATCCGCGCACTCGCCCTTGGTATCAAAGCGCCAGTGACGCCAATGGCTTAATCATTACCGAGCCCTATCAAGATTTCGATGGCAGTTTGGTGGTCAGTCTCGCCAAAGCCTTTAATGGCCAATATCAAGGGGTACTAGCTGCCGATGTCACCGTGACCGATATTGTCGAGCAAGTATTAAATTTAAAACTCAGCAATGGCTTTGCCTTCCTCGTCGATGGTGACAACCGCCTAGTGGCCTATCGCGATACCGATCTTAGCCGTCAGCCACTGACTGAGCTTGACGAAGAACTCACGCCCACATTTATGGCTAGCGCGAGCGCCCAGCGCCAACTCACTACCTTCGAGCTTAATGGCAAAGAAAAGCTTCTCGCGGCGATCGAGGTTCCCAATACCGATTGGACCCTGGGTATCGTCGAAGATAAGACACAAGCCTATGCTTCGGTATCAGAGCAAATTACCTTTGTGGTGATTGCCTCAGTGATCTTGTTTATCGTGATTGCCTTTGTCGCCGGTGCGTTAATCAAACAGCTGCTTAAGCCATTAGGCGAGCTGACAGGCGCTGTACGTACTCTCTCTGCAGGCGAAGGGGATCTCACGCAAAGGCTCAACATCGCCCGCCAAGATGAAATTGGCGAACTGGCTGGATACGTCAATGCCTTCCTCGCTCAGCTCCAGCAGATGGTCGGTAAAGCGGTTAGTCAGAGCATGACGCTGTCAGAAAGCGCCGAAGAATGTCGCACCCACGCCCTGCAGTCCAGCCAGTTGGTTGATAAACAGCAAAATGATGTTGACCAAATAGCGACGGCTATCCACGAAATGTCGACCACAGCCAACGAGGTGGCAAGCCATGCTGAAGATACGGCCTCGTCCGCGCAACAGGCGGAGCAGTCATGCCAAGAGGGGTTAAGTGTCGTCAGTGATAACCGCAATGCTATCACTCAGTTGGCCGAGCAAGTAGAGCGAGCCACTAATGTGATCCGCGAGCTGGATGAGAACGCCCAGAGTATCAACCAAATCATCGCGACCATTCAAGGGGTGGCCGAGCAAACCAACTTGCTTGCTCTCAACGCAGCCATTGAGGCAGCCCGAGCAGGCGATCAAGGGCGAGGGTTTGCAGTGGTCGCCGATGAAGTGCGCGTACTGAGCCAGCGTACCCATGACTCCACCGAAGAGATTCGCAACATGATTGAGACGCTGCAGCACACCACACAGCGCGCGGTCGATGATATGACCCAAAGTAATGAAATGGCGACATCAAGTGTGGATCGCGCCGAAGCGGCCAGTGAGCGCCTCAACCAAATCACCAGCGCTATTGGTACTATCTCAGAAATGGCGATTCAAATTGCCAGTGCTGCAGAGGAGCAGCGTGCGGTCACCGACGACATCAATCGCAATACTCAAGCGGTAAAAGATCTGTCCTATGAGATCCACCAGCAAGCCAGTGCCACCGGCGATCAAGGTGAAAGCATGGCGCAAGCCGCGCGGGATATGCATCAAGATTTGTCAAAATTTAAAGTCTAG
- the epmA gene encoding elongation factor P--(R)-beta-lysine ligase, whose translation MNQWQPTAGLPQLKKRAAIIARIRQFFADRDVWEVDTPALSQAAVTDVHLHSFSTSLVGPGFAKGLPLYLMTSPEFHMKRLLAAGSGAIYQISKAFRNEEAGRYHNPEFTMLEWYQPGYTHHDLMDEMDGLLQAVLRCQAATRMSYQTAFESFTGLCPLTADSSQLRALAATQGLADITQDETDKDTLLQLLFSVMVEPNIGQQVPAFIYDFPASQAALAKISEEDWRVAHRFEVYFRGIELANGFYELQDANEQRQRFEADNAAREARGLPPQPIDEHLLSALESGLPDCAGVALGVDRLVMLALGCDHIDAVTAFPVSRA comes from the coding sequence ATGAATCAGTGGCAGCCAACCGCAGGCTTGCCACAATTAAAAAAACGCGCCGCGATCATCGCCCGTATCCGTCAATTTTTTGCTGATCGTGACGTATGGGAAGTGGATACCCCTGCACTGAGTCAAGCGGCGGTGACTGATGTGCACCTGCACAGTTTTTCCACCTCGCTGGTCGGCCCCGGCTTTGCCAAGGGACTACCTTTGTATTTGATGACCAGCCCAGAATTTCATATGAAGCGATTACTGGCAGCGGGCAGCGGTGCCATTTACCAAATCAGTAAGGCGTTTCGTAATGAAGAGGCAGGGCGCTACCACAACCCTGAATTTACGATGTTGGAGTGGTATCAACCTGGCTATACCCACCATGACTTAATGGATGAAATGGATGGGTTGTTGCAAGCGGTACTTAGGTGTCAAGCTGCGACACGGATGAGCTATCAAACGGCCTTTGAATCGTTCACCGGACTGTGCCCATTAACCGCGGATAGTAGTCAGTTGCGTGCACTGGCTGCTACGCAGGGATTGGCAGACATCACTCAGGATGAAACCGACAAAGATACCTTGCTGCAGCTGCTTTTCTCCGTGATGGTAGAGCCGAATATTGGCCAGCAGGTGCCCGCTTTTATTTATGACTTTCCCGCGTCGCAAGCCGCGCTGGCTAAAATCAGCGAAGAAGACTGGCGTGTTGCGCATCGGTTTGAGGTGTACTTCCGAGGGATTGAGCTGGCCAATGGTTTTTATGAGTTGCAAGACGCCAACGAGCAACGACAGCGGTTTGAGGCGGACAATGCGGCACGTGAGGCTCGCGGTCTACCACCACAACCTATCGATGAGCACTTATTGTCCGCGCTGGAAAGTGGCTTACCTGATTGCGCGGGGGTGGCATTAGGCGTCGATCGTTTAGTGATGTTAGCGCTCGGTTGTGATCACATTGATGCGGTGACCGCGTTTCCTGTCTCACGCGCGTAG
- the frdA gene encoding fumarate reductase (quinol) flavoprotein subunit, with the protein MQTITTDIAVIGAGGAGLRTAIAAAEADPSLNIALVSKVYPMRSHTVAAEGGSAAVIKDEDSLDNHFNDTVSGGDWLCEQDVVDYFVKHCAHEMVQLEQWGCPWSRKDDGSINVRRFGGMKVERTWFAADKTGFHMLHTLFQTSTKYPQIQRLDEYFVIDLIIDDGQVQGLIALHMAEGELVCIKAKSVVLATGGAGRVYSCNTNGGIVTGDGMAMAYRHGIPLRDMEFVQYHPTGLPGTGILMTEGCRGEGGIIVNKDGYRYLQDYGLGPETPVGQPKNKYMELGPRDKVSQAFWHEQQKGNTIKHTLGDVVHLDLRHLGEDYIQERLPFICELAKAYVNVDPAKEPIPIRPTVHYTMGGIETDAQTETRVNGLFAVGECSSVGLHGANRLGSNSLAELAVFGRLAGEGAAKRAAAFTGWNQAAIDAQVQNVKARIDQLLSNQGEENWADIRKELGETMEAGCGIYRREDLMQATIDKIAELKARYQHVAIQDQGSVFNTDLLYAIEVGYGLEVAEAMAHSAIQRKESRGAHQRLDEGCTERDDDNYLKHTLAFYQPEGGPRIDYGDVKITKSQPQARLYGDAAEHANRGNVDQQEEPAS; encoded by the coding sequence GTGCAGACCATTACCACAGATATTGCAGTGATTGGCGCTGGTGGCGCCGGGCTGCGCACCGCCATTGCGGCCGCCGAGGCAGACCCCTCTCTTAATATTGCCCTGGTATCTAAGGTTTATCCGATGCGCTCCCACACTGTGGCCGCAGAGGGTGGCTCAGCTGCCGTCATCAAGGACGAAGACAGCCTAGACAACCACTTCAATGATACCGTCAGCGGTGGCGACTGGTTATGCGAACAAGATGTCGTCGATTACTTTGTCAAACATTGTGCCCATGAAATGGTACAACTCGAGCAATGGGGCTGCCCTTGGAGCCGAAAAGACGATGGCAGCATCAATGTCCGCCGTTTTGGTGGCATGAAAGTCGAGCGTACTTGGTTTGCCGCGGATAAAACCGGCTTCCATATGCTCCATACCCTGTTTCAAACCTCGACCAAATATCCACAGATCCAACGTCTCGACGAATACTTTGTGATTGATTTGATTATCGATGACGGGCAAGTACAAGGCTTGATTGCCTTGCACATGGCGGAAGGCGAGCTGGTCTGTATTAAAGCCAAATCGGTGGTGTTAGCCACGGGCGGCGCCGGACGCGTGTACAGCTGCAATACCAATGGTGGGATTGTCACCGGGGATGGCATGGCCATGGCTTATCGCCACGGTATCCCGCTGCGTGATATGGAATTTGTCCAATATCACCCCACAGGGCTGCCTGGAACGGGGATCTTAATGACCGAAGGCTGCCGTGGCGAAGGTGGCATTATTGTCAACAAAGACGGCTACCGATACCTGCAAGATTATGGTCTCGGGCCAGAAACGCCGGTCGGACAGCCAAAGAACAAATACATGGAGCTCGGCCCACGCGATAAAGTCTCACAAGCCTTTTGGCATGAGCAGCAAAAAGGCAATACCATCAAGCACACGCTCGGTGACGTTGTTCATCTCGATTTACGTCACCTCGGCGAAGACTATATTCAAGAACGGCTGCCGTTTATTTGTGAGCTCGCCAAAGCCTATGTCAACGTTGACCCCGCCAAAGAGCCGATCCCAATTCGTCCCACGGTGCACTACACCATGGGTGGCATTGAAACGGATGCCCAAACCGAAACGCGCGTTAACGGCTTATTTGCGGTTGGTGAGTGCTCCTCCGTCGGTTTGCACGGGGCTAATCGACTCGGCTCAAACTCGCTCGCTGAATTAGCGGTATTTGGTCGTTTGGCGGGTGAAGGCGCAGCAAAACGGGCAGCGGCCTTTACAGGTTGGAATCAAGCAGCTATTGATGCCCAGGTTCAGAACGTCAAAGCGCGCATTGATCAGTTGCTGAGCAATCAAGGCGAAGAAAACTGGGCGGATATTCGCAAAGAGCTGGGCGAGACAATGGAAGCGGGCTGCGGTATTTATCGTCGCGAAGATCTGATGCAAGCCACCATTGATAAAATTGCTGAGCTCAAAGCACGCTATCAGCATGTTGCCATCCAAGACCAAGGGAGTGTGTTCAATACTGACCTACTCTATGCCATTGAAGTGGGCTATGGCTTGGAGGTCGCAGAGGCCATGGCACACTCTGCCATCCAGCGTAAGGAATCTCGTGGCGCTCACCAACGGCTAGATGAAGGCTGCACCGAGCGTGATGATGATAACTACCTCAAACATACCTTGGCCTTCTATCAACCCGAGGGCGGCCCTCGCATTGACTACGGCGATGTTAAAATCACCAAATCACAACCACAAGCACGCCTATATGGCGATGCGGCGGAACACGCCAATCGTGGCAATGTGGATCAACAAGAGGAGCCCGCATCATGA
- a CDS encoding succinate dehydrogenase/fumarate reductase iron-sulfur subunit: MTQTTYQVSVLRYDPATDEAPYSQSFVVPGDETMSVLDALGYIKDNLDKSLSYRWSCRMAICGSCGMMVNGVPKLACKAFLRDYAKGVVIEPLANFAIEKDLVVDMTPFIERLEAIKPYILGNDRRPEDGPNTQTPEQMARYKQFAACINCGLCYAACPQFGLNPDFLGPAAIALAHRYNLDSRDKGKAQRMPLINSDNGAWGCTFVGYCSKVCPKGVDPAGAVNQGKVASTQDMVIAMFNPNKDGQEVRG; encoded by the coding sequence ATGACGCAAACTACCTACCAGGTCTCAGTGCTCAGATACGATCCGGCAACGGATGAGGCGCCTTACTCGCAATCTTTCGTTGTGCCCGGCGATGAAACCATGTCGGTCTTAGATGCGCTAGGCTATATCAAAGACAACCTCGATAAATCGCTGTCTTACCGCTGGTCTTGTCGCATGGCCATTTGTGGCTCATGCGGAATGATGGTCAATGGTGTTCCCAAGCTCGCTTGCAAAGCGTTTTTACGTGATTACGCCAAAGGGGTGGTGATTGAGCCTTTGGCTAATTTTGCGATCGAGAAAGATCTCGTTGTCGATATGACGCCCTTTATTGAGCGTCTTGAAGCAATCAAACCCTATATCTTGGGTAATGATCGACGCCCTGAAGACGGGCCCAATACACAAACGCCTGAACAAATGGCACGTTATAAACAATTTGCCGCTTGTATCAATTGCGGCTTATGCTATGCCGCCTGTCCGCAATTTGGTCTCAACCCCGACTTTTTAGGCCCTGCCGCGATCGCGCTGGCACACCGCTATAATCTTGACAGCCGAGACAAGGGAAAAGCCCAACGCATGCCGCTGATTAATAGTGATAACGGCGCGTGGGGATGCACTTTCGTCGGCTACTGCTCCAAAGTGTGTCCGAAAGGTGTTGATCCTGCGGGTGCAGTCAACCAAGGCAAGGTGGCTTCCACCCAAGATATGGTGATTGCCATGTTTAACCCTAATAAAGATGGGCAGGAGGTAAGAGGATGA
- the frdC gene encoding fumarate reductase subunit FrdC, whose protein sequence is MSNRKPYTRPMPRTWWLDHPFYRFYMVREATVLPLVFFTLSLTAGLICLVQGPQAWQSWLDYMAHPVVITLNLVALVASLFHATTFFSMMPQVMPIRIKGKLLDGKWVIGAQWAAVAVISLIALVLI, encoded by the coding sequence ATGAGTAACCGCAAACCCTATACACGCCCCATGCCGCGTACTTGGTGGCTCGACCATCCGTTCTACCGCTTTTATATGGTGCGAGAAGCGACAGTACTGCCTTTGGTCTTTTTCACGCTTAGTCTCACAGCTGGATTAATTTGCTTGGTTCAGGGACCGCAAGCGTGGCAAAGCTGGCTGGATTACATGGCCCACCCGGTGGTGATTACCTTGAACCTGGTTGCCTTGGTCGCCAGCCTGTTTCATGCCACCACATTTTTCAGCATGATGCCGCAAGTGATGCCAATTCGCATTAAAGGCAAACTGCTCGACGGTAAATGGGTGATTGGTGCGCAATGGGCCGCGGTGGCGGTGATATCACTGATTGCTCTGGTGCTCATTTAG
- the frdD gene encoding fumarate reductase subunit FrdD, whose protein sequence is MIDSKPKRSDEPIWWSLFGAGGTWFAMFTPVTVLILGVLIPLGIIDPSTLSYDRVTMFAEHWLGKLLILATLALPMWHAMHRIHHGLHDLKLHVGLAGKVICYAIAFAVSVAAILLVLIV, encoded by the coding sequence ATGATTGATTCCAAACCCAAACGTTCCGATGAGCCCATTTGGTGGAGCCTCTTTGGCGCCGGGGGAACCTGGTTCGCGATGTTTACCCCAGTGACTGTCTTGATCTTAGGGGTACTCATCCCTCTCGGGATTATTGACCCATCCACATTGAGCTATGACCGTGTGACGATGTTTGCTGAGCACTGGCTCGGCAAGCTGCTGATCCTGGCCACCCTTGCGTTGCCTATGTGGCATGCCATGCATCGCATCCATCACGGGCTGCACGACTTAAAGCTGCATGTTGGACTCGCCGGTAAGGTAATTTGCTACGCCATCGCCTTTGCGGTCAGTGTCGCGGCCATACTGTTGGTATTGATTGTCTAA
- the efp gene encoding elongation factor P → MASFSTNEFRGGLKIMLDNEPCVITENEFVKPGKGQAFNRVKIRKLISGKVLEKTFKSGDSVEAADVIEVDMDYLYTDGEFYHFMNNETFEQIASNESAVGDNVKWLVENNTCTLTLWNGDPIVVTPPNFVELEVTETDPGLKGDTQGTGGKPATLSTGAVVRVPLFIQIGEVIKVDTRTGEYVGRVK, encoded by the coding sequence ATGGCGTCTTTCAGCACTAATGAATTCCGCGGCGGTTTGAAAATTATGCTCGATAACGAGCCGTGTGTCATTACCGAAAATGAATTCGTAAAGCCAGGCAAGGGTCAGGCCTTCAACCGTGTCAAAATCCGTAAGTTGATCTCCGGTAAAGTACTAGAGAAAACATTTAAATCGGGTGACAGCGTTGAAGCGGCCGACGTGATTGAAGTTGATATGGATTACCTGTACACAGACGGTGAATTCTATCACTTTATGAACAATGAAACCTTTGAGCAAATTGCGTCTAACGAGAGCGCAGTGGGTGATAACGTCAAGTGGCTCGTCGAGAACAACACGTGTACGCTTACACTGTGGAATGGCGACCCTATCGTGGTTACCCCACCTAACTTCGTTGAACTAGAGGTGACAGAAACCGATCCAGGCTTGAAAGGTGATACGCAAGGAACGGGCGGCAAGCCAGCGACACTGAGCACAGGCGCTGTGGTTCGCGTGCCTTTGTTTATTCAAATCGGCGAAGTGATTAAGGTCGATACCCGTACGGGTGAGTACGTTGGACGGGTTAAGTAA
- the epmB gene encoding EF-P beta-lysylation protein EpmB encodes MSHIITRIQPAVERNWIKELAEAITDPSELLQMLEISPQGWESGFTARRLFSQRVPRSFVARMEKGNPHDPLLKQVLPIADEFNEVDGFSADPLEEQDNAVPGLLHKYHNRVLLIVKGGCAINCRYCFRRHFPYQDNKGSKRVWQGALDYIAAHAEIDEVILSGGDPLMAKDDELDWLISAIEQITHVKRLRIHSRLPVVIPARITSALTERLSHSRLNVVMVTHINHANEIDDELSDKLHALRQAGITLLNQSVLLKGVNDSADALVALSQRLFEAGVLPYYLHVLDKVQGAAHFLVSDDEARALMQDIIGQLSGYLVPRLTREVGGRASKTPLDLHLE; translated from the coding sequence ATGTCGCACATCATAACCCGAATCCAGCCTGCTGTTGAGCGAAACTGGATCAAAGAACTCGCAGAGGCGATCACAGATCCCAGTGAACTGCTGCAAATGCTTGAAATTTCACCACAGGGATGGGAGTCCGGTTTTACGGCGCGCCGTTTGTTTTCACAGCGTGTACCGCGCAGCTTTGTCGCCAGAATGGAAAAGGGAAACCCTCATGACCCATTGTTAAAGCAGGTACTACCGATTGCCGACGAATTTAATGAGGTTGACGGGTTCAGCGCTGACCCACTGGAAGAACAAGATAATGCCGTCCCTGGACTGTTGCACAAATACCACAACCGAGTGCTACTGATCGTAAAAGGCGGCTGTGCGATAAACTGCCGCTATTGTTTCCGTCGCCATTTCCCTTACCAGGACAACAAAGGCAGTAAGCGTGTATGGCAAGGGGCGCTGGACTATATCGCCGCTCATGCAGAGATAGACGAAGTGATTTTATCTGGTGGCGACCCACTGATGGCCAAAGACGATGAGCTCGATTGGCTCATCAGTGCTATTGAACAAATAACACATGTTAAACGGCTGCGTATCCACTCTCGCTTGCCCGTCGTGATCCCCGCACGCATCACCTCAGCGCTGACCGAGCGCTTATCGCACTCGCGTTTAAACGTGGTGATGGTCACCCACATCAACCACGCCAATGAGATCGATGACGAGTTAAGCGACAAACTCCACGCACTGCGACAAGCAGGTATCACGCTGCTTAACCAAAGCGTCCTCCTTAAAGGCGTGAATGATAGCGCTGACGCTTTGGTGGCTCTGAGTCAACGACTGTTTGAGGCCGGCGTTTTACCTTACTATCTGCATGTATTGGATAAAGTCCAAGGCGCCGCCCACTTTCTAGTCTCAGACGATGAAGCACGCGCCTTAATGCAAGACATTATCGGCCAGCTTTCCGGCTATTTAGTCCCCCGACTGACCCGAGAAGTTGGCGGACGAGCCAGTAAAACGCCGCTGGATCTACATTTAGAGTGA
- a CDS encoding GNAT family N-acetyltransferase, which translates to MSLIIRQYHTDDIPAIREIYAQPKAQAGTLQLPMPSLAMWEKRLNNVPDGVYPLVAELEGKVVGNLGLVIAANPRRRHVADIGMGVHDAYQGRGIGSALMEKAIDLAENWLNVSRIELTVYTDNAAATRLYQKFGFEIEGTAKQFAFRNGEFVDAHYMARTR; encoded by the coding sequence ATGTCTCTGATTATTCGTCAATACCACACCGACGACATTCCGGCGATACGTGAAATCTACGCGCAACCCAAGGCTCAAGCAGGCACCCTGCAATTGCCGATGCCAAGCCTCGCGATGTGGGAAAAACGGCTTAATAACGTGCCAGATGGCGTATACCCATTGGTTGCCGAGCTGGAGGGAAAAGTGGTCGGCAACCTCGGCTTAGTCATTGCCGCGAACCCGCGCCGTCGCCACGTTGCAGATATTGGCATGGGCGTTCATGATGCTTATCAAGGCCGCGGCATTGGTAGTGCGCTAATGGAAAAAGCGATCGATTTAGCCGAAAACTGGCTGAACGTATCACGGATAGAGCTAACCGTTTATACGGATAACGCGGCTGCGACCCGCCTCTACCAAAAGTTTGGCTTTGAGATTGAAGGCACCGCCAAACAGTTTGCGTTCCGTAACGGCGAGTTTGTTGATGCCCATTATATGGCGCGTACCCGCTAA
- a CDS encoding flavin reductase family protein has protein sequence MALSVYERDDILAMEKRYRAAFVNSLSGFKSANLLGTSDSNRQTNLCIVSSAFHLGANPALMGVIIRPDTVPRDTLENIRETGVYTLNHVQKEMVVAAHQTSARYPHGVSEFEQVGLTPLWRERINAPYVQEAAIRLGLILREEHTMAINGTHLLVGEIIEAHVPDSCISHDGFVDIEQAGTVALSGLDSYHRTDRVGRLSYAKPDTMPEWLD, from the coding sequence ATGGCTCTGAGTGTGTATGAGAGAGACGATATACTGGCGATGGAAAAGCGTTATCGCGCGGCGTTCGTGAATAGCCTGTCCGGCTTTAAATCGGCGAACCTGCTAGGCACCAGTGACTCAAATCGACAGACAAACTTGTGCATTGTGAGTTCTGCGTTTCATCTAGGGGCCAACCCAGCGTTAATGGGTGTGATTATCCGCCCTGATACCGTACCGCGTGATACCTTAGAAAACATTCGCGAAACCGGGGTTTATACACTTAACCATGTTCAAAAGGAAATGGTTGTCGCCGCGCATCAAACGTCAGCACGCTATCCACACGGGGTGTCTGAATTTGAGCAAGTGGGTCTGACGCCCTTATGGCGTGAGCGAATTAATGCGCCTTATGTTCAAGAAGCCGCGATACGTCTTGGCCTGATTCTTCGTGAGGAGCATACCATGGCAATCAACGGCACCCATCTATTGGTCGGTGAGATCATTGAGGCGCATGTTCCAGATAGCTGTATCAGCCACGATGGTTTTGTCGATATTGAGCAAGCAGGCACCGTCGCGTTGAGTGGCTTAGACAGTTACCATCGCACCGACCGTGTGGGGCGGCTCAGTTACGCTAAGCCCGATACTATGCCTGAGTGGCTTGATTAG
- a CDS encoding DUF393 domain-containing protein: protein MVTVFYDSMCPLCVKEMRKLSRWDTQGALQLVDIHQADFSIRFPDIDPSAANRILHAQDSGGQIVYGLDATYVAWRAVNKGYWVKWLRWPGIAWVADKLYLFFAQHRYRISALLTGQARCQQCQLK, encoded by the coding sequence ATGGTGACTGTATTTTATGACAGCATGTGTCCTTTATGCGTGAAAGAAATGCGTAAGCTGTCTCGTTGGGATACCCAAGGCGCGTTGCAGCTGGTTGATATTCATCAAGCTGATTTCTCTATTCGTTTTCCTGACATAGATCCCAGTGCCGCCAATCGCATTTTGCATGCGCAAGATAGCGGCGGGCAGATAGTGTATGGTTTAGATGCGACTTATGTAGCTTGGCGGGCTGTGAATAAAGGATATTGGGTGAAGTGGCTACGCTGGCCTGGTATTGCTTGGGTTGCTGACAAACTGTATCTGTTCTTTGCCCAACACCGTTATCGCATATCCGCGCTGTTAACGGGACAAGCTCGCTGTCAACAATGCCAACTTAAGTAA